One genomic window of Polyangium aurulentum includes the following:
- a CDS encoding response regulator translates to MSGARKILLVEDNPDDVDLTLRALDKNRISNEVVVVRDGREALDYLFARGPYEGRDAADLPALMLLDLNLPKVSGLEVLRAIRSDERTRRLLVVVLTTSGEERDVCESYDRGANSYVRKPVEFESFHAAVGQLGMYWLLLNEPPHGR, encoded by the coding sequence ATGAGCGGGGCAAGAAAAATACTCCTCGTTGAAGACAACCCCGACGACGTGGACCTCACGCTCCGCGCGCTCGACAAGAACCGGATCTCGAACGAGGTCGTCGTCGTGCGCGACGGTCGCGAGGCGCTCGACTACCTCTTCGCGCGGGGACCCTACGAGGGGCGCGACGCCGCCGATCTGCCCGCGCTCATGCTGCTCGACCTGAACCTGCCCAAGGTGAGCGGGCTCGAGGTGCTGCGCGCGATCCGCAGCGACGAGCGCACGCGCAGGCTGCTCGTCGTCGTGCTGACCACGTCGGGCGAGGAGCGCGACGTGTGCGAGAGCTACGACCGGGGCGCCAACAGCTACGTGCGCAAGCCTGTCGAATTCGAGAGCTTCCACGCGGCCGTGGGTCAGCTCGGGATGTACTGGCTGCTCCTGAACGAGCCGCCGCACGGCCGGTAG
- a CDS encoding STAS domain-containing protein: MQRVIDVFQARIEYYAGESSSRVLASNNAYYARLPPEMVRAAVSRVFAAVAQDLVSGTVRAFPALLGAIGGQRADHGARVSDILSGMAFGFELVTEDFGVQFAGDLEARLFWETTRSRLSYAGAMALADTFLEAREAMVRAQGEEIFRLSAPILPLYGGILLLPLVGRIDAERAGRITLALLEGIVTHAAEVALIDVTGLSNLDAAVADHLLGAARAARLVGATPAFVGVSPAMATALVGSGSELSGFETLSDLEDGLHYALGRLGKTVASARARRKR; the protein is encoded by the coding sequence GTGCAGAGGGTGATCGACGTATTCCAGGCGCGCATAGAGTATTACGCCGGAGAGTCCTCGTCGCGCGTGCTCGCCTCGAATAACGCCTACTACGCGCGCCTGCCGCCGGAGATGGTGCGGGCGGCGGTGAGCCGTGTGTTCGCCGCGGTCGCGCAGGATCTCGTGTCGGGCACGGTGCGGGCGTTTCCCGCGCTGCTCGGGGCGATCGGCGGCCAGCGGGCGGATCACGGGGCGAGGGTCTCGGACATCCTGTCGGGCATGGCTTTCGGCTTCGAGCTGGTGACCGAGGACTTTGGCGTCCAGTTCGCCGGCGACCTCGAGGCGCGGCTGTTCTGGGAGACGACGCGAAGCCGGCTGAGCTACGCGGGGGCGATGGCGCTCGCCGACACGTTCCTCGAGGCGCGCGAGGCCATGGTGCGCGCGCAGGGCGAGGAGATCTTCCGGCTCTCGGCGCCGATCCTGCCGCTCTATGGGGGCATCTTGCTCCTGCCGCTCGTCGGCCGGATCGACGCCGAGCGCGCGGGGCGGATCACGCTTGCGCTGCTCGAGGGGATCGTGACGCACGCCGCGGAGGTCGCGCTGATCGACGTGACGGGGCTATCGAATCTCGACGCCGCGGTGGCCGATCATCTGCTCGGGGCGGCGCGGGCGGCGCGGCTCGTGGGTGCGACGCCCGCGTTCGTGGGCGTGAGCCCGGCCATGGCGACGGCCCTCGTGGGATCCGGGAGCGAGCTTTCGGGTTTCGAGACGCTCTCGGACCTCGAAGATGGTTTACACTATGCGCTCGGGCGATTGGGCAAGACGGTCGCGAGCGCTCGGGCTCGGAGGAAACGCTAG
- a CDS encoding acyl-CoA dehydrogenase family protein, whose amino-acid sequence MVEARSGQSIGRDEVLAAVERIRPILEAGAPEAEALRTLPRSVVDALCREGLFGFASPAELGGLELDPRTHFELVEEVTRLDTSAGWCLYVGGTSMGMALGYLAERAVTRMCDQGALPIVAGHHAPFGRAERAPGGYRVSGRWSFGSGIRHASWVLGSAVVTENGAPVMLACGMPRMITVFVPADAVSIEDTWHVAGLQGTGSEHYSMQDVLVEEDFALDYPLPPARRGGPLFELSLIPFIAPGMFAFAHGAARRALEEIASLAPARTNLWTGARVADEAVFQREIGLARVKLGSVRLLGLETLDALWRAQLAGRAPSLDEGAMLRAAMMYTYDVATEVVTMALRHAGASALYLTHPLQRVFRDLHAAAQHAVNSPDAYEYAGRAFLGTAELHPLLGMRPRA is encoded by the coding sequence ATGGTCGAGGCGCGCAGCGGGCAGAGCATCGGACGTGACGAGGTCCTCGCGGCCGTCGAGCGAATTCGTCCCATCCTCGAGGCAGGGGCTCCGGAGGCCGAGGCGCTCCGGACCCTGCCCCGCAGCGTGGTGGACGCGCTCTGCCGCGAGGGCCTCTTCGGATTCGCGAGCCCCGCCGAGCTCGGGGGCCTCGAGCTCGATCCGAGGACGCATTTCGAGCTCGTGGAGGAGGTCACGCGCCTCGACACCTCCGCCGGCTGGTGCCTGTACGTCGGCGGGACGAGCATGGGGATGGCCCTCGGCTATCTCGCCGAGCGCGCGGTCACGCGAATGTGCGACCAGGGGGCGCTGCCCATCGTGGCAGGGCATCACGCGCCGTTCGGGCGCGCCGAGCGCGCGCCGGGTGGATATCGCGTGAGCGGCCGGTGGAGCTTTGGCAGCGGTATCCGGCACGCGTCCTGGGTGCTCGGCAGCGCGGTGGTCACCGAGAATGGCGCCCCCGTCATGCTGGCTTGCGGGATGCCGCGGATGATCACCGTGTTCGTGCCCGCCGACGCGGTGAGCATCGAGGATACCTGGCACGTCGCGGGCCTCCAGGGAACGGGGAGCGAGCATTACTCGATGCAGGACGTCCTCGTGGAGGAGGACTTCGCGCTCGATTACCCGCTCCCTCCCGCGCGCCGCGGAGGGCCGCTGTTCGAGCTGTCGCTGATCCCCTTCATCGCGCCGGGCATGTTCGCGTTCGCCCACGGGGCCGCGCGCCGCGCCCTCGAGGAGATCGCAAGCCTCGCCCCCGCGAGGACGAACCTCTGGACCGGGGCACGCGTCGCCGACGAGGCGGTGTTCCAGCGGGAGATCGGGCTCGCGCGGGTGAAGCTCGGCTCGGTGCGCCTGCTCGGGCTCGAGACCCTCGACGCGCTCTGGCGCGCCCAGCTCGCGGGGCGCGCGCCGTCGCTGGACGAGGGCGCGATGCTACGCGCCGCAATGATGTACACGTACGACGTCGCCACCGAGGTCGTGACCATGGCATTGCGCCATGCGGGCGCGAGCGCGCTCTACCTCACGCACCCGCTCCAGCGCGTCTTTCGCGACCTGCACGCGGCGGCGCAGCACGCCGTCAACTCGCCGGACGCCTACGAATATGCCGGGCGAGCGTTCCTCGGCACCGCCGAGCTCCACCCGCTGCTCGGGATGCGCCCCCGCGCGTGA
- a CDS encoding PAS domain S-box protein, with protein sequence MGGRIRILLVEDSEDDAALIARALVRAGLMIETERVESTAAMRAALARGGFDVVVSDYALPGWGALEALAIQREVAPDLPFLIVSGAIGEEVAVSAMRAGADDYVMKGQLTRLPAAVERALRDAQARRERRAAEAALREQQDRIASILASMVDVVWSTSADGERVLFVSPSIEALSGGDAAAFHARPIVGFGRIVPEDQPRVLSAHAALRQSGALDVEYRLLLPDGQMRWIHDRARLVRGPDGEPLRVDGIATDVTARRSAETRLAAIVGSAMDAIVSVDRSFHVVVWNRAAERVFGWKEAEALGKPLETFIPERYRAEHHRYMERFRGTGEATRQLGFGPLVGLRADGTEFPMEASISRVDAEGGLFTVILRDISARLEAERERSRLEAQLEHAQKLDALGRLAGGIAHDFNNILGGILGLVESARAEIDPGQRAHGDLGHVLDACARARDLVRQILAFSRRSEPMRRPVALRHVVEDAMRLLRASLPASVRIDASRVEDVPLVLADPSQVHQVITNLLTNAFDAMPGASGAIEIGLEVAYPEPDLAAARPRMWRGPCVCLSVRDDGAGMDSATVRKIFEPFFTTKPPGKGTGLGLAMVHGIVESHEGAIAVDSEPGKGSVFRIYLPIQPQLAESAPVSSPPSRQGHGEHVLVVDDEALICSSTRRVLSRLGYRVTTATDPNAALESFRAHPTDYDALLIDLTMPGMSGTALLRATREIRPLVPAVLTTGYVGALAVEEEIAPDVEVLVKPASTEALAGALERVLRNRD encoded by the coding sequence ATGGGGGGGCGAATCCGGATACTCCTGGTCGAGGACTCGGAGGACGACGCTGCGTTGATCGCGCGCGCGCTCGTGCGCGCGGGGCTCATGATCGAGACCGAGCGCGTGGAGAGCACCGCGGCCATGAGGGCGGCGCTCGCGCGGGGCGGCTTCGACGTCGTCGTCTCCGATTACGCGCTGCCCGGCTGGGGCGCGCTCGAGGCGCTCGCGATCCAGCGCGAGGTGGCGCCCGACTTGCCGTTCCTCATCGTCTCGGGCGCGATCGGCGAGGAGGTCGCCGTCAGCGCCATGCGCGCGGGCGCGGACGACTACGTCATGAAAGGCCAGCTCACGCGCCTGCCGGCCGCCGTCGAGCGCGCGCTGCGCGACGCCCAGGCGCGGCGCGAGCGCAGGGCAGCGGAGGCCGCGCTGCGCGAGCAGCAGGACCGGATCGCGAGCATCCTCGCCTCGATGGTCGACGTCGTGTGGTCGACGTCCGCCGACGGCGAGCGGGTGCTGTTCGTGAGCCCGTCGATCGAGGCGCTCTCCGGCGGCGACGCGGCCGCGTTCCACGCGCGCCCCATCGTGGGCTTCGGCCGGATCGTGCCCGAGGACCAACCGCGCGTGCTCTCGGCCCACGCCGCGCTCCGGCAGTCCGGCGCGCTCGACGTCGAGTACCGCCTGCTCCTGCCCGACGGCCAGATGCGCTGGATCCACGACCGCGCGCGGCTCGTGCGGGGCCCCGATGGCGAGCCCTTGCGCGTCGACGGCATCGCCACCGACGTCACCGCGCGCCGCAGCGCCGAGACGCGCCTCGCCGCGATCGTGGGCTCGGCGATGGACGCCATCGTCAGCGTGGACCGCTCCTTCCACGTGGTCGTGTGGAACCGCGCGGCCGAGCGTGTGTTCGGCTGGAAGGAGGCCGAGGCGCTCGGCAAGCCCCTCGAGACCTTCATCCCCGAGCGCTACCGCGCCGAGCACCACCGCTACATGGAGCGCTTCCGCGGCACGGGCGAGGCGACGCGGCAGCTCGGCTTCGGCCCGCTCGTCGGGCTGCGCGCCGACGGCACCGAGTTCCCGATGGAGGCGTCGATCTCGCGCGTCGACGCCGAGGGAGGGCTCTTCACGGTGATCCTGCGCGACATCAGCGCGCGGCTCGAGGCGGAGCGGGAGCGATCGCGGCTCGAGGCGCAGCTCGAGCACGCCCAGAAGCTCGACGCCCTCGGGCGGCTCGCGGGCGGCATCGCGCACGACTTCAACAACATCCTCGGCGGGATCCTCGGGCTCGTGGAGTCGGCGCGGGCCGAGATCGACCCCGGGCAGCGCGCGCACGGAGACCTCGGCCACGTGCTCGACGCGTGCGCGCGGGCGCGGGATCTCGTGCGCCAGATCCTCGCCTTCAGCCGCCGCAGCGAGCCCATGCGGCGGCCCGTGGCGCTCAGGCACGTGGTGGAGGACGCGATGCGCCTGCTGCGCGCGTCGCTCCCCGCCTCGGTGCGCATCGACGCGAGCCGGGTCGAGGACGTCCCGCTCGTCCTCGCCGATCCGTCGCAGGTCCATCAGGTGATCACCAACCTCCTGACGAACGCCTTCGACGCGATGCCGGGCGCGAGCGGCGCGATCGAGATCGGCCTCGAGGTCGCCTATCCCGAGCCGGATCTCGCGGCGGCGCGGCCGCGCATGTGGCGGGGCCCGTGCGTGTGCCTGTCCGTGCGCGACGACGGCGCGGGCATGGACTCGGCCACCGTGCGCAAGATCTTCGAGCCGTTCTTCACGACCAAGCCGCCCGGCAAGGGCACGGGGCTCGGGCTCGCGATGGTGCACGGCATCGTCGAGAGCCACGAGGGCGCGATCGCGGTGGACAGCGAACCGGGCAAGGGCTCCGTCTTCCGCATCTACTTGCCCATCCAGCCGCAGCTCGCCGAGAGCGCGCCGGTCTCGTCCCCGCCTTCGCGGCAGGGCCATGGCGAGCACGTGCTCGTGGTCGACGACGAGGCGCTCATCTGCTCGAGCACGCGGCGCGTGCTGAGCCGGCTCGGCTACCGCGTGACGACCGCGACCGATCCGAACGCGGCGCTCGAGAGCTTCCGCGCGCACCCGACCGACTACGACGCGCTGCTCATCGACCTGACGATGCCCGGGATGAGCGGCACCGCTCTGCTGCGAGCGACGCGCGAGATCCGGCCCCTCGTGCCCGCCGTGCTGACGACGGGCTACGTGGGAGCGCTGGCGGTGGAGGAAGAGATCGCGCCCGACGTCGAGGTGCTCGTGAAGCCTGCGAGCACCGAGGCGCTCGCAGGCGCGCTCGAGCGCGTGCTGCGAAACCGCGACTAG
- a CDS encoding transglutaminase-like domain-containing protein, translating to MRVGGGGIARAVIGGWLALAAAGCASAPPRAPVARAASTPAELIAEARAEGLAAEDPLQIDAPMKAEVEAVVGRMGTPEERLKRLLRFLNDRMFMGFRYASNRSLTAREAYRQRSGDCIAYTHLFVSLARHLGVPVYFVYVREVEGHYERGGSYYLSSHVAVGHGHGPMAVVMDLAKQAPDWSLSLYNSIDDGTALALYYNNLAVDAMMAGRLEEAERVLRFWRARRPNAVELHNNLGVLLNRQGRHAEALAALEEGLASFPRYLPLYTNAIVAARAAGEQKKAIALVKRSQAVGEEDPMLLLVTGMSLYQEGDLKGAAERLERAGEALPDSPVIAAWLVRVYLGAGRREDGQGAFERVRKLEPGGRLEKDLRREFPELQGI from the coding sequence GTGCGCGTCGGGGGCGGGGGCATTGCGAGGGCGGTGATCGGGGGGTGGCTCGCGCTGGCGGCCGCGGGGTGCGCCTCCGCGCCGCCGCGCGCGCCGGTCGCCCGTGCGGCGAGCACGCCTGCCGAGCTCATCGCCGAGGCGCGCGCCGAGGGGCTCGCCGCCGAGGATCCGCTCCAGATCGACGCGCCGATGAAGGCCGAGGTCGAGGCGGTGGTCGGGCGGATGGGGACGCCGGAGGAGCGCCTGAAGCGCCTCTTGCGGTTCCTGAACGACCGGATGTTCATGGGGTTCCGGTACGCGTCGAATCGCTCGCTCACGGCGCGGGAGGCGTACCGCCAGCGCTCGGGCGATTGCATTGCGTACACGCACCTGTTCGTTTCCCTCGCGCGGCACCTCGGGGTGCCGGTGTATTTCGTCTACGTGCGCGAGGTGGAGGGGCATTACGAGCGAGGCGGGTCCTATTATCTGTCGTCGCACGTCGCCGTGGGGCACGGGCACGGGCCGATGGCGGTGGTGATGGACCTGGCGAAGCAGGCGCCGGACTGGTCCTTGTCGCTTTACAATTCGATCGACGACGGCACGGCGCTCGCGCTTTATTACAACAACCTCGCGGTGGACGCGATGATGGCGGGGAGGCTCGAGGAGGCGGAGCGCGTGCTCCGGTTCTGGCGCGCGCGCCGGCCGAACGCGGTGGAGCTGCACAACAACCTCGGGGTGCTCCTCAATCGGCAGGGGCGGCACGCGGAGGCGCTCGCGGCGCTCGAGGAGGGGCTCGCGTCGTTCCCGAGATACCTGCCGCTCTATACGAACGCAATCGTGGCGGCGCGGGCCGCAGGGGAGCAGAAGAAGGCGATCGCGCTGGTGAAGCGCTCGCAGGCGGTGGGCGAGGAGGATCCGATGCTCCTCCTGGTGACGGGCATGAGCCTGTATCAGGAGGGGGATTTGAAGGGCGCGGCGGAGCGGCTGGAGAGGGCAGGGGAGGCATTGCCCGACAGCCCCGTCATCGCGGCGTGGCTCGTGCGGGTGTACCTGGGCGCGGGGCGAAGAGAGGACGGGCAGGGCGCCTTCGAGCGGGTGCGGAAGCTCGAGCCGGGGGGACGGCTCGAAAAGGATCTGCGGCGCGAGTTTCCGGAGCTGCAGGGGATCTGA
- a CDS encoding BPSS1187 family protein: MNQRTEVQGVERLIRRGAARALLLVVAAALPSLAAGCSGGDGKDTSSTNNAGTAGAGGTAGAGGGGGTGGTGGAGGAGGMEPVDPGPNVDTSSPQLYKFSFKASEADMAATKLLGNQLAFLDTRVTPRGLLVVYLHGAGSPPSTCGSNAHGEVLAGMGFHVMSPCYSAEYGVGNCDGDIEGCRLEAFEGVDHHAFIDIAPPDSIEVRVAKALSLLKEKNPEGDWTYYLDGDKPRWEKIVVSGISHGASSAAVIGKHRMVERVVSLSGPLDSKQAWLTAPSITPIQRFYAFTHTGDSQHPGHLQSFAALGLPGEPATVDGAMPPYDGSHRLVTSAPTGDGHGSTQAGGSSPKDADGKYQFLPVWQYMYTGTP, from the coding sequence ATGAACCAACGAACCGAGGTCCAGGGCGTGGAAAGGCTCATCCGGCGAGGCGCGGCGCGCGCGCTTTTGCTCGTCGTCGCGGCGGCGCTGCCCTCGCTCGCGGCGGGCTGCTCCGGCGGCGATGGCAAGGACACGTCCTCCACCAATAATGCGGGCACGGCGGGCGCGGGTGGCACGGCGGGCGCGGGCGGAGGGGGCGGGACCGGCGGGACCGGCGGCGCTGGCGGGGCCGGCGGAATGGAGCCGGTCGATCCGGGCCCGAACGTCGATACCTCGAGCCCCCAGCTCTACAAGTTCTCGTTCAAGGCCAGCGAGGCCGATATGGCCGCGACGAAGCTCCTCGGCAACCAGCTCGCGTTCCTCGACACGCGCGTGACGCCGCGCGGCTTGCTCGTCGTGTATCTGCACGGCGCCGGATCGCCGCCCTCCACCTGCGGCTCGAATGCCCACGGCGAGGTGCTCGCGGGTATGGGCTTCCACGTGATGAGCCCCTGTTATTCGGCCGAGTATGGCGTCGGCAACTGCGACGGCGATATCGAGGGCTGCCGCCTCGAGGCCTTCGAGGGCGTCGACCACCACGCGTTCATCGACATCGCCCCGCCCGACAGCATCGAGGTCCGCGTGGCCAAGGCGCTCTCGCTCCTGAAGGAGAAAAACCCCGAGGGCGACTGGACGTATTACCTCGACGGCGACAAGCCCCGCTGGGAGAAGATCGTGGTCTCGGGCATCTCGCACGGCGCGAGCTCCGCGGCCGTCATCGGAAAGCACCGCATGGTCGAGCGCGTGGTCAGCCTCTCCGGCCCGCTCGACAGCAAGCAGGCGTGGCTCACGGCGCCGTCGATCACGCCCATCCAGCGCTTCTACGCATTCACCCATACCGGCGACTCGCAGCACCCGGGGCACCTGCAATCGTTCGCCGCTCTCGGCCTGCCCGGCGAGCCCGCCACCGTCGACGGCGCAATGCCGCCCTACGACGGCAGCCACCGCCTCGTGACGTCTGCCCCCACGGGCGACGGCCACGGCTCGACGCAGGCCGGCGGCTCGTCGCCCAAGGACGCGGACGGCAAGTATCAATTCCTGCCGGTATGGCAATACATGTACACGGGCACTCCCTGA
- a CDS encoding TauD/TfdA family dioxygenase gives MSTALPTDDEPYRLGPLDGAAGALPLVISPRPGGARDVEGLAAWLEGRRAWARRALTEHGALLLRGFSVDDPRAFERLARAIAPDLQNEYLGTSPRDRLTDHVFTASELPPYYPIPQHCEMSFLPRPPSQVFFWCDIPPAGPGGETPLVDFRRVLRDLFQPVRARFEAHGVRIIRNYSGPEGGSRLDLWKLKRWDEMFQTSDRGAVERSCRDNGFDFRWMPGGRLRLVHHQPAVRPHPATGEPVWFNHAQVFHMSSAAGEYRRIASRRQDPVDRWRYLALSGFARAMVSLKARVTATEDQAMHCTYGDGSPIPDEDMEAVREAIWKNLVCYRWEKGDVVAIDNFAVAHGRMPYSGPRRVAVCWA, from the coding sequence ATGAGCACCGCGCTGCCCACCGACGACGAACCCTACCGCCTCGGCCCTCTCGACGGTGCTGCCGGCGCGTTGCCGCTCGTCATTTCGCCGCGCCCCGGCGGCGCGCGGGACGTGGAGGGGCTCGCCGCGTGGCTCGAGGGGCGCCGCGCGTGGGCTCGCCGCGCGCTCACCGAGCATGGCGCCCTCCTGCTCCGCGGCTTCTCCGTGGACGACCCGCGCGCGTTCGAGCGGCTCGCCCGCGCCATCGCGCCCGATCTCCAGAATGAATATCTCGGGACGTCACCGCGCGACAGGCTGACGGATCACGTGTTCACCGCGAGCGAGCTGCCGCCCTATTACCCGATCCCGCAGCATTGCGAGATGAGCTTCCTCCCGCGGCCCCCGAGCCAGGTCTTCTTCTGGTGCGACATCCCGCCCGCGGGCCCTGGGGGAGAGACCCCGCTCGTGGACTTTCGCCGCGTGCTGCGGGATCTCTTTCAGCCGGTGCGCGCGCGATTCGAGGCGCATGGGGTGCGCATCATTCGCAACTACAGCGGTCCGGAGGGGGGCTCGCGGCTCGACCTGTGGAAGCTGAAGCGCTGGGACGAGATGTTCCAGACGTCGGACCGCGGCGCGGTGGAGCGGAGCTGCCGCGACAATGGCTTCGACTTTCGCTGGATGCCCGGGGGGAGGCTGCGGCTGGTCCATCATCAGCCCGCCGTGCGGCCGCACCCGGCGACGGGCGAGCCCGTGTGGTTCAACCACGCCCAGGTTTTTCATATGTCGAGCGCCGCGGGCGAGTACCGTCGGATTGCGTCGCGGCGGCAGGATCCCGTCGACCGATGGCGATACCTGGCCCTGTCGGGCTTCGCGCGCGCGATGGTGTCGCTGAAGGCGCGCGTGACGGCGACCGAGGACCAGGCCATGCATTGCACGTACGGAGACGGCTCGCCGATCCCCGACGAGGACATGGAGGCCGTGCGCGAGGCGATCTGGAAGAACCTCGTGTGCTATCGCTGGGAGAAGGGGGACGTGGTGGCCATCGACAACTTCGCGGTCGCGCACGGGCGAATGCCGTACAGCGGTCCGAGGCGCGTGGCGGTGTGCTGGGCGTAA
- a CDS encoding serine/threonine-protein kinase has product MKPPGPFEPDLFDDSVREPEDDLPRVSLVPPPQAHSIPPPVDPGQGSLGAPDPLARYELRRSLGRGAMGEVHLCKDTRIGRDVAMKAILPLYEGDPQVRARFLREARVQGQLEHPSIVPVYDLGVDAEGSTYFTMKCLRGLTLSQILKGLRKGDPEIVETYSRQKLLRAFSAACLAVDFAHSRGVLHRDLKPSNIMLGDFGEVYILDWGLAKLRKDAPEAALPLDAHADDLKTAAGKILGTFGYMSPEQAMGKVGLLDARSDVYSLGCTLFELLALEPLHARDGWNAMMVATLQGADARPSVRAPERDIPGELEAICVKATALDPAERFASARALHEAIERFLHGDTDNAVRRELSARHAHAAEQAARRAESPGEATAAAAARRESLREVGRALALDPGNEEALRTLARVVTRPPTEVPPEVSAEVKGETLARLRLALRDGVRFDVASLALMIPFGLWMGVQGPAGLLAVVGLTAISSALKLLAAQSDGTRRTYVFGYGAYLFNIAAMSLIGRVFGPLFFLPMLISSFTFAFAMTHSGRFRAAIMGTGCLALVLPLGLELCGILPRSYAFRDGAMLILPPGASLPEIPTLVGLAVSSMFMIVGPTLLMGRVQRALRRAEVRSATQAWHLRQLVPAEARKPATTRPPSPSRP; this is encoded by the coding sequence ATGAAGCCCCCGGGGCCCTTCGAGCCGGATCTCTTCGACGACTCTGTACGGGAGCCGGAGGACGACCTGCCTCGGGTCTCGCTCGTCCCGCCGCCCCAGGCCCACTCCATCCCGCCGCCGGTCGACCCGGGCCAAGGCTCGCTCGGCGCGCCGGATCCGCTCGCGCGCTACGAGCTGCGCCGCTCCCTCGGCCGCGGCGCGATGGGCGAGGTGCACCTCTGCAAAGACACCCGCATCGGCCGCGACGTCGCCATGAAGGCGATCCTGCCGCTCTACGAGGGCGACCCGCAGGTGCGCGCGCGCTTTCTGCGCGAGGCGCGCGTGCAAGGCCAGCTCGAGCACCCGTCCATCGTGCCGGTCTACGACCTCGGCGTCGACGCCGAAGGCTCGACCTATTTCACGATGAAATGCCTGCGCGGCCTGACCCTGTCGCAGATCCTGAAGGGCCTTCGCAAGGGAGACCCCGAGATCGTCGAGACCTACAGCCGCCAGAAGCTGCTGCGCGCGTTCTCCGCCGCCTGCCTCGCCGTCGATTTCGCCCACAGCCGCGGCGTCCTGCACCGCGATCTGAAGCCCTCGAACATCATGCTCGGCGACTTCGGCGAGGTCTACATCCTCGACTGGGGCCTCGCCAAGCTGCGCAAGGACGCACCCGAGGCCGCGCTCCCCCTCGACGCGCACGCCGACGATCTCAAGACCGCCGCCGGCAAGATCCTCGGCACCTTCGGGTACATGTCCCCCGAGCAGGCCATGGGCAAGGTGGGCCTGCTCGACGCGCGCAGCGACGTGTACTCCCTCGGCTGCACCCTCTTCGAGCTGCTCGCGCTCGAGCCCTTGCACGCGCGCGATGGGTGGAACGCGATGATGGTGGCGACGCTCCAGGGAGCCGACGCGCGGCCCTCGGTGCGCGCCCCCGAGCGCGACATCCCCGGCGAGCTGGAGGCCATCTGCGTCAAGGCCACCGCCCTCGACCCGGCCGAGCGCTTCGCCTCGGCCCGCGCGCTGCACGAGGCCATCGAGCGCTTCTTGCACGGCGACACCGACAACGCCGTGCGCCGCGAGCTGTCCGCGCGCCACGCCCACGCCGCCGAGCAGGCCGCGCGCCGCGCCGAATCCCCCGGCGAAGCAACGGCCGCCGCCGCAGCGCGCCGCGAGTCCTTGCGCGAGGTCGGCCGCGCCCTCGCCCTCGATCCGGGCAACGAGGAGGCCCTGCGCACCCTCGCCCGCGTCGTCACGAGGCCCCCGACCGAGGTCCCGCCCGAGGTCTCCGCCGAGGTGAAGGGCGAGACCCTCGCGCGCCTGCGCCTCGCGCTGCGCGACGGCGTGCGCTTCGACGTCGCGAGCCTCGCGCTGATGATCCCCTTCGGCCTGTGGATGGGCGTGCAAGGCCCCGCAGGGCTGCTCGCGGTCGTGGGCCTGACGGCCATCTCCTCGGCCCTGAAGCTGCTCGCCGCGCAGTCGGACGGCACGCGGCGCACGTACGTCTTCGGCTACGGCGCCTACCTGTTCAACATCGCCGCGATGAGCCTCATCGGGCGCGTCTTCGGGCCCCTCTTCTTCCTGCCCATGCTGATCTCGAGCTTCACCTTCGCGTTCGCCATGACGCACTCGGGCCGCTTCCGGGCCGCGATCATGGGGACGGGCTGCCTCGCGCTCGTCCTGCCGCTCGGGCTCGAGCTCTGCGGGATCCTGCCGCGCTCGTACGCGTTCCGCGACGGCGCGATGCTGATCCTGCCGCCCGGCGCGAGCCTGCCGGAGATCCCGACGCTCGTCGGCCTGGCGGTGAGCAGCATGTTCATGATCGTGGGGCCCACGTTGCTGATGGGCCGCGTGCAGCGCGCGCTGCGGCGCGCAGAGGTGCGCTCGGCGACGCAGGCGTGGCACCTGCGCCAGCTCGTCCCCGCGGAAGCCCGCAAGCCCGCGACGACGAGGCCGCCCTCGCCGTCGCGGCCCTGA